From a single Sporosarcina oncorhynchi genomic region:
- a CDS encoding DMT family transporter — MNKSWFYVAMTSFFELVWIFGFNVASEWWHWIPIVLFIFIDFHYLAKACEDLPTGTVYAVFAAVGTVGTALMDVFLFGESLSGGKIFFIFILLLGVIGLKLADDVEEKKAEKGAVN, encoded by the coding sequence ATGAATAAATCATGGTTTTATGTAGCAATGACTAGTTTTTTTGAATTGGTTTGGATATTTGGTTTTAATGTAGCGAGTGAGTGGTGGCACTGGATTCCGATTGTGCTATTCATTTTCATCGATTTTCATTATTTAGCAAAAGCATGTGAAGATTTGCCGACAGGAACAGTGTATGCAGTATTTGCTGCGGTCGGGACAGTCGGTACGGCTTTAATGGATGTGTTTTTATTCGGTGAAAGTTTAAGTGGAGGTAAGATATTCTTCATCTTCATACTTCTCTTAGGTGTAATCGGATTAAAACTAGCTGATGATGTAGAAGAAAAAAAAGCGGAAAAAGGAGCTGTTAACTGA
- a CDS encoding DMT family transporter, whose protein sequence is MGWFLVMLAAAAEFIGVIGLNKYNEDKTWKNVLLFGGGFGSAFAFLYMSFNYLQVSTAYAVWIGIGTAGAVLINMLFFGESRSKGRIVSVILIVIGVVGLKAIS, encoded by the coding sequence ATGGGTTGGTTTTTAGTAATGCTCGCTGCTGCCGCTGAGTTCATCGGTGTTATTGGGTTGAATAAATATAATGAAGATAAGACGTGGAAAAATGTACTGTTATTCGGAGGTGGTTTCGGATCGGCATTTGCATTTCTCTACATGTCGTTCAATTACTTGCAAGTGAGCACTGCATACGCCGTCTGGATTGGAATCGGTACGGCGGGTGCCGTGCTCATCAATATGCTGTTTTTCGGGGAATCAAGAAGTAAGGGCCGTATAGTAAGTGTCATACTTATCGTCATTGGTGTAGTCGGTCTAAAAGCGATATCATAA
- a CDS encoding HAD family hydrolase produces the protein MKVAIFDFDGTLYAEETFQLLMKHLKHHPQHNSKYKSFFRKILPLYIGYKAKVVPESTMKERSMQLYASALQSLDKSGQSAYFKEMKEAMQANFNKDVIERIKQHELAGIHIMLVSGAYTPLLHAVTTGLPFNDIIGTEIPYSLDGRFDTQTKIYHIQGKRKNEMIMKALADKEVDWSNSFAYGDSYSDLPVLELVGNPIAVKPEKRLHQIANDRSWEVL, from the coding sequence ATGAAAGTGGCGATTTTCGACTTCGACGGCACACTTTATGCTGAAGAAACATTTCAATTATTGATGAAACATCTAAAACATCACCCGCAACACAACTCAAAATATAAATCATTCTTCAGAAAAATTCTACCGTTATATATAGGCTACAAAGCGAAAGTCGTACCCGAATCGACGATGAAAGAACGTTCCATGCAATTGTATGCTAGCGCTCTGCAATCGTTGGACAAATCAGGACAAAGTGCGTATTTTAAGGAAATGAAAGAAGCGATGCAGGCGAATTTCAATAAAGACGTCATCGAACGAATCAAACAACATGAATTGGCTGGCATACATATTATGCTTGTCTCGGGTGCTTATACACCTTTATTGCACGCCGTTACAACCGGACTTCCGTTCAATGATATTATCGGAACGGAAATACCCTACTCACTAGATGGACGGTTCGATACACAGACAAAAATCTATCATATCCAAGGAAAACGCAAAAATGAAATGATCATGAAAGCATTGGCAGACAAAGAAGTTGACTGGTCGAACAGCTTTGCTTACGGCGATAGCTATTCTGATTTGCCTGTACTTGAACTTGTTGGAAATCCCATTGCTGTAAAACCTGAAAAACGTCTGCACCAAATTGCGAACGATAGAAGCTGGGAAGTACTCTAA
- a CDS encoding RluA family pseudouridine synthase — MHTNRSKKRENSQQFDVTVEEELLPFLLEKMNKNSRNSVKSILTRGQVSVDGRSVTKHNHKLRVGQQVEILSNKTAMSESMITGLTIVYEDEAIIVIDKEAGLLSMAAKNKDEKTAFSEVSAYIRNQNPKERVYIVHRLDRDTSGVLLFAKSEEVKMKLQDNWEEMAKERIYTALVEGNVKKDKGTVKSWLKETRTFKVYSNPTDNGGQLAITHFRKVRHNQRYTLLEIGLETGRKNQIRVHMEEIGHPVVGDKKYGSTVNPLKRLGLHATSLTIVHPVTAEVMKFETDIPPAFINKAL, encoded by the coding sequence ATGCATACAAATCGTTCTAAAAAAAGAGAAAACTCGCAACAATTCGATGTTACAGTAGAGGAGGAGTTGTTGCCGTTTTTACTTGAAAAGATGAATAAGAACTCTCGCAACTCAGTCAAGTCGATATTGACGCGGGGACAAGTTTCGGTGGATGGCCGTTCTGTAACAAAACATAATCACAAATTGCGTGTAGGACAACAAGTCGAAATCTTGTCGAACAAAACTGCGATGAGCGAAAGCATGATTACGGGTTTAACGATTGTCTACGAAGACGAGGCAATCATCGTCATTGATAAAGAGGCGGGTCTATTATCGATGGCTGCAAAGAATAAAGACGAGAAGACCGCGTTCAGTGAAGTATCTGCCTATATTAGAAATCAGAATCCGAAAGAGCGAGTTTACATCGTTCATCGTCTGGACAGAGATACGTCAGGCGTCCTGTTATTTGCCAAAAGCGAAGAAGTGAAGATGAAACTGCAAGATAATTGGGAGGAGATGGCAAAGGAGCGCATCTATACAGCACTTGTCGAAGGGAATGTTAAAAAGGATAAAGGCACCGTGAAGTCGTGGCTTAAGGAGACGAGGACGTTCAAAGTATATTCGAATCCTACAGACAACGGAGGTCAACTGGCGATTACGCATTTCCGTAAAGTTAGACATAATCAAAGATATACCCTTCTAGAAATCGGACTTGAAACCGGTAGGAAGAATCAGATTCGTGTGCACATGGAAGAAATTGGCCATCCTGTCGTTGGAGACAAAAAATACGGTTCGACTGTCAATCCTTTGAAACGGCTCGGGCTTCATGCGACATCTTTAACAATTGTCCATCCTGTAACAGCCGAAGTGATGAAGTTTGAAACAGATATTCCTCCCGCTTTTATTAATAAAGCATTATAA
- a CDS encoding spore coat protein: MTQNQYGDMHQNMQTGPVPSNMNHGANGLFGIKDVLGAVISCLNQATLFRPHIKDPELVDILDRQYRFSLDEYNITVECFKSGTDPSHPTGSYKMKTGNDFVYGFTPSQPKKPMQNAQELNDDMISGFMLGSVKSIASLKTTAAIEVTHPVVRRVLADSIPNCIEMAYELSIYMNKKQYYQIPQLSEQDMQEMINSFAPMQGQPPMQDHTVQ; the protein is encoded by the coding sequence GTGACCCAAAACCAATATGGTGACATGCATCAAAATATGCAGACCGGTCCGGTACCATCCAACATGAATCATGGCGCTAATGGATTATTCGGCATCAAAGACGTATTAGGTGCTGTAATTTCGTGTTTGAATCAGGCGACGTTATTCCGACCGCATATCAAAGATCCCGAACTTGTGGACATTTTAGACAGGCAATACCGATTCTCACTGGATGAGTACAATATTACGGTGGAGTGTTTCAAATCAGGAACAGATCCATCTCATCCGACAGGAAGCTACAAGATGAAAACAGGCAATGATTTCGTTTATGGTTTCACCCCATCTCAACCGAAAAAACCGATGCAAAACGCTCAAGAACTTAATGACGATATGATTTCCGGCTTTATGCTCGGATCCGTTAAAAGTATCGCTTCGTTAAAGACAACAGCCGCCATTGAAGTCACACATCCCGTTGTAAGGCGAGTTCTTGCGGATTCCATCCCGAATTGCATCGAAATGGCCTATGAGCTTTCGATCTATATGAATAAGAAACAGTACTATCAAATCCCTCAGCTGTCTGAGCAAGACATGCAAGAGATGATCAATTCCTTCGCGCCTATGCAAGGACAACCCCCGATGCAAGACCATACAGTACAATAA
- a CDS encoding glycoside hydrolase family 18 protein, which yields MQIHVVRQGQSLYGIGQAYGISYEKIAEANKLADPSKLVVGQALVIPINGSYHWVQRGQSLYSISKLYGTTVENLARINGISPSSILQIGQRLYIPKRIKKEIETLLYVEPRQAIMQELTDEVVERVDDLTYLAMFSYEALRDGSLKEPPLGDIPTIATDARVLNAMVVSNLENFGFNADLAHVLFTDIVVQNRLFENIVRTAKRVGYSDIHFDFEFIKPTDRELYNAFLRNARARFHPVGLTLSTALAPKTSSDKTGIYGGIDYKAHGEICDFVTLMTYEWGYSYSDPQAVSPINQVRKVVEYAVSQIPREKVFLGQNLYGYDWKYPYPPETGVAAKALSPLQAVNLAIRQNANIQYDPVAQAPYFLYWDNEGVRHDVWFEDARSIQAKFNLLKEFKLRGMMYWKLGLAFPQNWLLLTDNFIIKKRK from the coding sequence ATGCAAATCCATGTTGTGCGGCAAGGACAAAGTCTTTATGGTATTGGACAGGCGTACGGAATTTCGTATGAAAAAATAGCAGAAGCAAACAAATTGGCTGATCCCTCTAAACTGGTTGTTGGTCAAGCGCTCGTCATACCGATTAACGGCAGTTATCATTGGGTACAGCGGGGACAATCTTTGTATAGCATTTCGAAACTTTACGGGACGACGGTTGAAAATCTTGCAAGAATCAATGGCATTTCTCCATCGAGCATATTACAAATAGGACAGCGGTTATACATTCCGAAGCGGATCAAAAAGGAAATTGAAACGTTATTGTATGTGGAACCGCGCCAAGCAATTATGCAGGAATTGACGGATGAAGTGGTTGAACGTGTCGATGATCTGACGTATTTGGCTATGTTCAGTTATGAAGCACTACGGGATGGATCATTGAAAGAACCCCCACTTGGTGATATTCCAACAATTGCGACTGACGCAAGGGTACTGAATGCGATGGTCGTCAGCAATTTGGAGAACTTCGGATTTAATGCAGATCTAGCGCATGTTCTTTTTACAGATATAGTCGTACAGAATCGCCTGTTTGAAAATATCGTGCGAACGGCGAAGAGAGTAGGCTATTCGGACATTCACTTTGATTTTGAATTTATTAAACCAACGGATAGGGAGTTGTATAACGCATTTTTGCGAAATGCACGCGCTCGATTCCATCCTGTTGGTCTGACATTATCAACCGCATTGGCTCCGAAAACTTCTTCCGATAAGACGGGTATTTATGGTGGCATCGATTATAAAGCACATGGAGAGATTTGTGATTTCGTAACATTAATGACGTATGAATGGGGATACTCATATAGTGACCCTCAGGCGGTAAGCCCGATTAATCAAGTGCGTAAGGTCGTGGAATATGCAGTCAGTCAAATCCCGCGTGAGAAAGTTTTTCTTGGTCAGAACTTGTATGGGTATGACTGGAAGTATCCATATCCACCTGAAACAGGAGTAGCCGCAAAAGCACTTAGTCCGTTGCAAGCAGTCAATCTAGCTATCCGTCAAAATGCAAATATCCAGTATGATCCGGTTGCACAAGCGCCGTATTTTCTATACTGGGATAATGAAGGCGTGCGTCATGATGTCTGGTTTGAAGATGCCCGCAGCATTCAGGCGAAATTTAATTTGTTAAAAGAATTTAAGTTGCGTGGAATGATGTACTGGAAATTGGGATTAGCTTTCCCGCAGAATTGGTTATTACTCACTGATAATTTCATTATTAAAAAGCGTAAATGA
- the gdhA gene encoding NADP-specific glutamate dehydrogenase translates to MRQLTKIESTQENRSRANDYVHEVYELIKKRNPDEKEFLQATREIFDSLRPVFAKHPEYIRNGILERLTEPERIISFRVSWEDDQGKVHVNRGFRVQFNSDLGPYKGGIRFHPSVNTSIMKFLAFEQIFKNALTGLPIGAGKGGSDFDPKGKSEREIMRFTQSFMTELSKHIGPDVDVPAGDIGVGRREIGYMFGQYNRLKGGYEAGVLTGKDPNHGGSLGRKEATGYGTVYFVEEMLNENSLSFKDSKVIVSGSGNVSTYAIEKALQLGATVVACSDSGGYIYDKNGINLDTVKRLKEVEQKRISEYVKEHPEAEYHEDCTAIWSIPCDIALPCATQNEIDEIAAHMLIGNGLKALGEGANMPCTIEAITIFMENGVLFAPAKAANAGGVAVSAMEMSQNSMRLAWTEEEIDERLKLVMKNIYESCKTAADNFGKPGNLVMGANVAGFLKVADAMVAHGIR, encoded by the coding sequence ATGAGGCAATTGACTAAAATCGAATCCACACAAGAAAATCGGAGTCGTGCTAATGATTATGTGCATGAAGTATATGAACTTATCAAAAAGAGAAATCCGGACGAAAAAGAATTTTTACAAGCGACGCGTGAAATTTTTGATTCGCTCCGACCGGTCTTTGCCAAGCATCCAGAATACATCCGTAATGGAATATTGGAACGGCTGACAGAACCTGAAAGAATCATTTCGTTCCGCGTCTCTTGGGAAGATGATCAAGGTAAAGTGCATGTCAATCGCGGTTTCCGCGTTCAGTTCAATAGTGACCTCGGCCCGTACAAAGGCGGCATTCGTTTTCATCCTTCCGTAAATACCAGTATTATGAAATTCCTCGCATTCGAACAAATTTTTAAAAACGCATTGACGGGACTCCCAATAGGCGCAGGAAAAGGTGGATCCGATTTTGATCCGAAAGGAAAATCTGAACGAGAAATCATGCGCTTCACCCAAAGCTTTATGACGGAATTAAGCAAGCATATTGGCCCGGATGTAGACGTTCCTGCAGGGGATATTGGTGTCGGAAGACGGGAAATTGGGTATATGTTCGGCCAGTATAACCGGTTAAAAGGCGGCTACGAAGCGGGTGTTCTAACAGGAAAAGACCCGAATCACGGGGGATCTCTTGGCCGGAAAGAAGCAACCGGATACGGAACTGTCTATTTCGTTGAAGAGATGTTGAACGAAAATAGTCTTTCATTCAAGGATAGTAAGGTAATCGTTTCAGGATCTGGCAATGTTTCGACTTACGCAATAGAGAAGGCACTGCAACTGGGTGCGACAGTAGTTGCTTGCAGTGATTCGGGTGGTTATATTTATGATAAAAACGGCATTAACCTCGATACTGTGAAACGCTTGAAAGAAGTAGAGCAAAAGAGGATCTCGGAATATGTGAAGGAGCATCCTGAAGCTGAATATCATGAAGATTGCACAGCAATCTGGTCCATTCCTTGTGATATCGCCTTACCTTGTGCTACACAAAACGAAATTGATGAAATCGCTGCACATATGTTAATTGGCAATGGTTTGAAAGCGTTAGGTGAAGGCGCGAATATGCCTTGTACAATTGAAGCAATCACTATTTTTATGGAAAATGGAGTTTTATTCGCGCCAGCAAAAGCGGCAAATGCAGGTGGAGTTGCTGTATCGGCAATGGAAATGTCACAGAACAGCATGCGTCTCGCGTGGACAGAAGAAGAAATCGATGAGCGTTTAAAGCTCGTTATGAAGAATATTTATGAAAGCTGTAAAACAGCCGCCGATAACTTCGGTAAGCCAGGTAACCTCGTCATGGGTGCTAATGTAGCTGGCTTCCTAAAAGTGGCAGACGCCATGGTCGCCCATGGTATTCGCTAA
- a CDS encoding argininosuccinate synthase: MTNKKVVLAYSGGLDTSVAVQWLTDKGYDVVACCLDVGEGKDLDFIQQKALQVGAVNSYVIDAKEEFAQEYALLALQARTFYEDKYPLVSALSRPLIAKKLVEVAHQENATAVAHGCTGKGNDQVRFEVAIKALDPTLEVIAPVREWSWSREEEIAYAKEKNIPIPIDLDSPYSIDQNLWGRSNECGILEDPWAAPPEEAFGLTVSIEDAPDQADTIEIEFEKGVPISIDGKHYPLSELILKLNDLAGKHGVGRIDHVENRLVGIKSREVYECPGAMTLLKAHKELEDITLVKDVAHFKPIISQKLSELIYNGLWFSPLRNALEAFVKDTQQYVNGVVRVKLFKGHAIVEGRKSANSLYDEKLATYTSDDQFDQSAAIGFIQLWGLPTEVHSSVNKKQTVKS, encoded by the coding sequence ATGACAAATAAAAAAGTGGTTCTAGCTTATTCGGGTGGGCTCGATACATCGGTGGCAGTTCAATGGTTGACGGATAAAGGGTACGATGTTGTGGCATGTTGTTTGGATGTCGGAGAAGGAAAAGACTTGGATTTCATTCAGCAAAAGGCGCTGCAAGTCGGTGCGGTGAATAGTTATGTGATTGATGCGAAAGAAGAGTTTGCGCAGGAATATGCATTGCTTGCACTACAGGCGCGTACATTTTATGAAGATAAATATCCCCTTGTGTCGGCTCTATCACGTCCGTTGATTGCAAAAAAACTTGTTGAAGTTGCTCATCAGGAAAATGCAACGGCTGTGGCACATGGTTGCACAGGAAAAGGGAACGACCAGGTTCGATTCGAAGTAGCGATTAAAGCGCTCGATCCGACACTTGAAGTGATTGCGCCGGTTCGTGAGTGGAGCTGGTCGCGTGAAGAGGAAATTGCGTATGCAAAAGAGAAGAACATTCCGATTCCAATCGACCTAGACAGTCCGTATTCAATTGACCAAAATCTATGGGGACGCAGCAACGAATGCGGAATCCTTGAAGATCCGTGGGCAGCACCGCCGGAAGAGGCATTCGGATTGACAGTATCGATCGAAGATGCACCCGATCAGGCGGATACAATCGAAATCGAATTTGAAAAAGGAGTGCCTATCAGCATAGACGGCAAGCATTATCCATTAAGCGAACTCATCCTTAAACTGAATGATCTCGCAGGAAAGCATGGCGTCGGACGAATTGACCATGTGGAAAACCGTCTTGTCGGTATCAAATCCCGTGAAGTGTATGAATGCCCGGGTGCCATGACATTGCTAAAAGCACATAAAGAGCTGGAAGACATTACGCTCGTCAAAGACGTCGCGCACTTCAAGCCAATTATTTCACAGAAATTAAGTGAGTTAATTTACAACGGATTGTGGTTCTCGCCTTTGAGAAATGCACTCGAAGCATTTGTTAAGGACACGCAGCAATATGTTAATGGTGTCGTCCGCGTAAAATTGTTCAAAGGTCACGCAATCGTAGAAGGCAGAAAATCGGCCAATTCACTCTATGACGAAAAACTTGCCACATACACGTCTGACGATCAGTTCGATCAGTCAGCAGCGATTGGTTTCATCCAACTATGGGGCTTGCCGACCGAAGTTCATAGCAGTGTCAATAAAAAGCAAACTGTCAAAAGCTAA
- a CDS encoding YdcF family protein has translation MNRSKKVGITVLLGLIVIVSGSAMWIMSGKWITEGQQPTADGSNKYAIILGAKVNGETPSLSLRYRLEEALAYAEKYPDVQFILSGGQGPDEDISEAEAMRKYLTDYGINEERLLLESESTSTYENIRNSKRLMPEDVKEVTIITSDYHLARARYLAEKLELQSDVIPAKTPTSVKAQQHIRERLALIKTKIVGK, from the coding sequence GTGAATAGATCGAAGAAGGTGGGTATAACTGTGCTGCTTGGATTGATTGTAATCGTCTCGGGCTCGGCAATGTGGATTATGTCGGGCAAGTGGATAACAGAAGGACAGCAACCGACCGCCGATGGTTCAAACAAGTACGCGATCATATTAGGCGCTAAAGTAAATGGGGAAACACCGTCGCTCTCTTTGCGCTACAGATTGGAAGAAGCGCTAGCATATGCTGAAAAGTATCCTGACGTGCAGTTCATCTTGTCAGGCGGACAAGGACCCGACGAAGATATTAGCGAGGCTGAAGCGATGCGCAAGTATTTGACTGATTATGGAATTAATGAAGAGAGGTTACTCCTGGAATCGGAATCGACTTCCACGTATGAAAATATTAGGAATTCCAAAAGACTGATGCCTGAGGATGTAAAAGAAGTGACAATCATCACTAGCGATTATCATTTAGCACGTGCGCGATATCTTGCAGAAAAGCTTGAATTGCAATCGGATGTCATTCCAGCGAAAACACCTACTTCCGTCAAAGCCCAGCAGCATATACGCGAACGTTTGGCGCTTATTAAAACGAAAATTGTAGGCAAATGA
- a CDS encoding histidinol-phosphatase HisJ family protein has translation MFDYHMHSSFSADCTIDMEDMVKAAIAKGLEEICFTEHIDYDYPDENFVFDFDKQKYDERIIALREKYAGRIRIKKGVEIGVQPHILGQYDALMEKESFDFIICSMHTVNRKGLHFGEIFEGRSVEQASQLYYDELLYCVKNYDNYSILGHIDLIKRYAPELVANDFHDVLREIFNVIIPAGKGIELNTSGVRYGLPNGLPSDDVLELYKQSGGEIITLGSDAHKPEDIAFQFKESRELLKSIGFNYVTTFEDRKPIFHSI, from the coding sequence ATGTTTGATTATCATATGCACAGCTCGTTTTCGGCAGATTGTACTATTGATATGGAAGACATGGTGAAAGCTGCGATAGCCAAAGGCCTTGAGGAAATTTGCTTTACAGAGCATATCGATTATGATTATCCCGATGAAAACTTTGTTTTTGATTTTGATAAACAAAAATATGACGAGCGGATTATTGCGTTACGGGAGAAATACGCAGGTCGAATTCGCATTAAAAAGGGGGTTGAAATTGGCGTCCAACCGCATATTCTCGGTCAGTATGATGCGCTTATGGAGAAGGAATCATTCGATTTCATTATTTGTTCCATGCATACAGTTAACAGAAAAGGATTGCATTTTGGGGAGATTTTCGAAGGACGGTCGGTCGAGCAGGCATCGCAATTGTATTATGATGAGTTGCTTTATTGCGTGAAGAACTACGATAACTATTCAATACTTGGCCATATCGATCTAATCAAACGCTATGCACCGGAACTCGTTGCAAACGACTTCCACGATGTATTGCGGGAAATTTTCAACGTGATCATACCAGCTGGCAAAGGCATCGAGCTGAATACGTCTGGCGTCCGTTATGGATTACCGAACGGACTGCCAAGTGACGACGTATTAGAGTTGTACAAGCAAAGTGGAGGGGAAATCATTACGCTCGGTTCGGATGCACATAAGCCGGAAGATATCGCGTTCCAGTTCAAGGAATCCCGTGAGCTACTAAAATCAATTGGATTTAACTATGTAACAACGTTCGAGGACAGAAAACCGATTTTCCATTCCATCTAA
- the hisZ gene encoding ATP phosphoribosyltransferase regulatory subunit — protein MNPYSTQNEKFERVIDVVSNRFSTYGYTRMKTSAFEKYDLYSTVTSSVNRREMVKVVDTNGEVLVLRPDVTIPITQELSHVRNYLTSEYRFYYIQEVFRQSFEKNEKIERTQAGIEYFCESSPEADAETIALAIQTMKDLEFKEIKIEIGHTAFLNEIIGELQLQDKQLEQLKMLIQAKNIGELSPFLQRSGVDPQWRKPLEQLPFLYGKPGIVLEQAKDVLPFESVLKTIAYLEEICRILKLYGLEEHIVIDFGLTNHMDYYSGILFQGYVERLGKPVLMGGRYDELGKKFEAELPAIGFACEIESLVKALQERDVGNVNQIDVKIIYKESELGKAIQLADHLRARNLRVIAVPQRNESMCRMQSVDLIRLNRQESIVVHQGGKFPYTSIEQLEWLGGNG, from the coding sequence GTGAATCCCTATTCGACTCAAAATGAAAAGTTCGAGAGAGTAATTGATGTTGTCAGCAACCGCTTTTCGACATACGGCTATACGCGTATGAAAACGTCCGCTTTTGAAAAATATGATCTTTATTCAACTGTCACAAGTTCTGTAAACAGACGAGAGATGGTGAAAGTGGTTGATACGAATGGAGAAGTGCTCGTCCTAAGGCCGGATGTCACAATACCAATAACACAGGAATTATCTCATGTCCGCAATTATCTAACAAGCGAGTATCGTTTTTATTATATACAGGAAGTTTTCCGTCAGTCCTTTGAAAAAAATGAAAAGATTGAACGAACACAAGCGGGCATCGAATATTTCTGTGAAAGCTCACCCGAAGCGGATGCGGAGACAATTGCGCTTGCCATACAGACGATGAAAGATCTGGAGTTCAAGGAGATTAAAATTGAAATCGGCCATACTGCATTTTTGAATGAAATTATAGGTGAACTTCAATTGCAAGACAAACAACTTGAACAGTTGAAAATGCTTATACAAGCGAAAAATATTGGCGAATTAAGTCCGTTCCTTCAACGATCGGGGGTTGACCCTCAATGGAGAAAGCCCCTTGAACAATTACCATTCCTCTACGGAAAACCTGGAATTGTTTTGGAGCAGGCGAAGGACGTTTTGCCATTCGAAAGTGTCCTTAAAACGATAGCTTACTTAGAAGAGATTTGCCGCATACTCAAATTATACGGGCTTGAAGAACATATAGTCATCGATTTTGGTTTGACGAATCATATGGATTATTATTCGGGCATTCTGTTTCAAGGATATGTTGAACGGCTAGGCAAACCGGTTTTAATGGGTGGACGTTATGATGAGTTGGGAAAAAAGTTCGAAGCAGAACTGCCAGCAATTGGTTTTGCATGTGAAATAGAATCGCTCGTCAAAGCTTTACAGGAACGAGACGTAGGTAATGTTAATCAAATTGATGTAAAAATTATTTATAAAGAAAGTGAATTAGGGAAAGCCATTCAGTTGGCGGATCACTTGCGTGCACGAAATTTGCGAGTCATAGCAGTCCCGCAAAGAAATGAATCGATGTGCAGAATGCAATCAGTTGACCTTATCCGATTGAATAGACAAGAAAGTATAGTCGTTCATCAAGGGGGGAAATTCCCTTACACGTCAATTGAGCAACTGGAATGGTTGGGAGGTAACGGTTAA
- the hisG gene encoding ATP phosphoribosyltransferase, which produces MNRLTVAMAKGRTATMALELLARVGIEFSSYSEASRKLVFTDDTNTVILIFVKSVDVPTYVENGAADIGIIGKDVLLEEQKEVYELLDLGISKCKLAVAGFPDKQLMESSRLTVASKYPNVAKAHFDKKGIRTEIIKLNGSIELAPLIGMSDVIVDIVESGKTLKENGLVILEDIAESSARLIVNKASFAIKTEQIQEFIAKVKRGVEVSA; this is translated from the coding sequence ATGAATCGATTGACAGTAGCTATGGCAAAAGGAAGAACGGCAACAATGGCGCTGGAATTATTGGCGCGTGTTGGTATTGAATTTTCAAGTTACAGTGAAGCGAGTAGAAAATTAGTCTTTACGGATGATACAAATACGGTGATATTAATTTTTGTCAAATCCGTTGATGTGCCCACCTATGTCGAGAATGGAGCAGCGGACATCGGGATTATCGGTAAAGACGTGTTGTTAGAAGAACAGAAAGAAGTCTATGAACTGCTTGATCTTGGTATAAGTAAATGTAAACTTGCTGTTGCAGGCTTTCCGGATAAACAATTGATGGAATCTTCCCGGTTAACAGTAGCTTCCAAATATCCAAATGTAGCAAAAGCACATTTTGACAAAAAAGGTATCCGAACAGAAATTATCAAATTGAACGGTTCTATCGAATTGGCACCCCTTATCGGAATGAGTGACGTCATCGTCGATATTGTTGAATCGGGCAAGACGTTAAAAGAAAACGGTTTAGTCATACTAGAGGATATCGCGGAAAGCAGTGCGAGACTAATTGTGAATAAAGCAAGCTTTGCTATAAAGACGGAGCAAATACAGGAATTCATCGCCAAAGTGAAAAGAGGAGTGGAGGTTAGCGCATGA